A single Drosophila ananassae strain 14024-0371.13 chromosome 3L, ASM1763931v2, whole genome shotgun sequence DNA region contains:
- the LOC6494621 gene encoding serine-rich adhesin for platelets isoform X24: protein MDLSLERDSSALGSLFQQIINDMKNTSPLWEDFVAKAGKLHTCLRAAIQAIAAYLDAFQKIADAATNSRGASKEIGTALTRVCLRHKAVETRLKTFTTAIMDCLVQPLQERIEDWKRTVATIDKDHAKEYKRCRSELKKRSSDTLRLQKKARKGQTDGLQSLMDSHMQDVTLRRAELEEVEKKSLRAAMVEERLRYCSFVHMLQPVVHEECEVMSELGHLQEAMQSIALVTKDPSVLPQASEELIHDAKASINLYPESPGGGSGSQGGGCSNSLGSRKSSVCSISSINSSGSSNSPGHHHYPRSLSQFVTPAIRLKPGESSDSGFCSSPALTTQTSNATNQTANVSTWPPHNQDTVDSLPPTADRPHTISTAYEKGHQRPPLTVYTFQNPETIHESTTGLNNGSPAAANGQSSSGQTTPATQKSPAASLSRPPLPVKPAHVRCSSLERPLSAQSNHRQGSGSNLLQRQCPSPIPAHITKELSAAHHAQQQQQQQQLQQHQQQQQTPPTYVNMSELANMAALKLTNHQNQQQQQQQKPSPPPLKQQSSIDSISSQHSNDSTGSHQLLQQQQHHQQHMQQQQNHHSASATATRSHSISSTASSLHSHPSIDSTVACGSLVGQHNHSTSTNTNTTTTSPSSGCSTPQNHYSPLLTNSPTSTAAGTPSGSSIGTGAGLGFVYQVSSPTPPASEVLKITEQGSGSGQASVNNDVEEEETDERSRASVLQKASMFEKAAAAAAISPPAPVPVAPPTASVGPAGGGRRSEAEQQEMDKSFEDSIQALNNLIGELDSFQREIDEGKGKQMMMMTSLTGSSNNNVTNVTTTSSSTSSSDNHNTPAGNTSTIEPCAISNQTHSSGCGTDISDTTSDELGGDESAEARRRDRDRDRDLLGASDSELSRCYVSETSSLTGGMTAGGYENPTFAHFVAASASREEAGPGDSVSLASDSLCLGQPRHAYVDTCSDSGSAVVVIYDHQIPITPDIEFVKQNSEIVLLRTKDPQPQALQLHEMRELQQLPTNLAGTPDSSPDGQAPPQPATATVAPAKQRLSSFRATSEQQLQLLGRGSPQRGKATTEPAQDQHPPPPPPPQQQQQVASELQPVDPVKRQLPPKPNSLSLFSGPAPNTLASDKPLVPRKSDFKADLDAKIRRQKHKVQQQLQQQQQSPPQQQAPSATQPQQQQSPPQQSPPNRNCNVTNKPAANVTASASASASKVNQNHRNPCQNQTAASSNHKQYKTPPACPTYSSSSTSLPSLPSLPSLPLSVSTSSANSPPSMLPASARPVAHSPHLYSNANANASVPANPHSPANAHANVKPCITPRPASLSGGGAGGGGSTRIARRSSINQAKPPPPVRRSSSVTPSPNASVGPDPRICHESLMDQIKRGATLKRNQKINDRSAPKIH, encoded by the exons ATGGATCTGAGTCTGGAACGCGACAGCTCCGCTCTGGGAAGTCTGTTTCAACAGATTATCAATGATATGAAG AACACCTCGCCGTTGTGGGAGGATTTTGTGGCCAAGGCGGGAAAACTCCATACATGTTTGAG GGCCGCCATCCAAGCAATCGCCGCCTATTTGGATGCCTTCCAAAAGATAGCAGATGCGGCGACCAATTCAAGAG GCGCTTCCAAGGAGATCGGCACCGCCCTCACCCGGGTCTGCCTGCGCCACAAGGCGGTGGAGACGCGCCTGAAGACCTTCACCACGGCCATCATGGATTGTTTGGTGCAGCCGCTGCAGGAGAGGATCGAGGACTGGAAGCGCACAGTGGCCACCATCGACAAGGACCATGCCAAAGAGTACAAGCGGTGCCGGAGTGAGCTGAAGAAGCGCTCCAGCGACACGCTGCGCCTCCAGAAGAAGGCGCGCAAGGGCCAGACGGACGGGCTCCAGTCCCTGATGGACTCGCACATGCAGGACGTGACACTCCGCCGGGCCGAGTTGGAGGAGGTGGAGAAGAAGTCCCTGAGGGCGGCCATGGTGGAGGAGAGACTGCGGTACTGCAGCTTTGTCCACATGCTGCAGCCGGTGGTGCACGAGGAGTGCGAGGTCATGTCCGAACTGGGTCACCTCCAG GAGGCGATGCAGTCGATAGCTCTGGTCACCAAGGACCCCAGTGTCCTGCCCCAGGCCTCCGAGGAACTCATCCACGATGCCAAGGCCAGCATTAATCTCTACCCAGAGTCCCCGGGTGGCGGTTCTGGGTCTCAGGGTGGAGGCTGCTCCAACTCGCTGGGTTCCCGTAAGAGCTCCGTCTGCTCCATCAGTAGCATCAACAGCAGCGGCTCAAGCAACTCACCTGGCCATCACCACTATCCGCGTTCCCTGTCGCAG TTTGTAACGCCCGCAATTCGCTTGAAACCTGGTGAATCCAGTGATAGTGGCTTTTGCTCATCGCCAGCGCTAACAACACAg ACATCGAATGCCACCAATCAGACGGCGAATGTATCCACCTGGCCGCCACACAATCAGGACACTGTGGACAGCCTGCCACCGACCGCCGACCGGCCGCATACCATTTCGACCGCCTACGAGAAGGGCCACCAGCGACCGCCGCTCACAGTCTATACGTTCCAGAACCCGGAGACCATTCACGAGTCAACCACTGGCCTCAATAATGGCTCCCCAGCCGCCGCCAATGGACAGTCCTCGTCTGGCCAGACCACTCCGGCCACCCAGAAGTCCCCGGCTGCCTCCCTCAGCCGGCCACCTCTGCCAGTT AAGCCAGCCCACGTG CGCTGCTCGTCGTTGGAGCGTCCGTTGTCGGCCCAGAGCAACCACCGCCAGGGTAGCGGGAGCAATCTGCTGCAGCGGCAGTGTCCCTCACCGATTCCAGCTCATATCACGAAAG AGCTGTCCGCAGCGCATCatgcccagcagcagcagcaacagcaacagctccagcaacatcagcaacaacagcagacACCGCCCACCTACGTGAATATGTCCGAGTTGGCCAACATGGCGGCCCTGAAACTGACTAACCACCAgaaccagcaacagcagcagcagcagaagcccTCGCCGCCGCCTTTGAAACAACAGAGCTCCATCGACTCGATCAGCTCACAGCATTCCAATGACTCCACGGGTTCGCATCAACTGctccaacagcagcaacatcatcagcaacacatgcaacagcagcaaaatCATCACTCCGCCTCTGCCACAGCCACTCGCTCCCATTCCATATCCTCGACGGCCTCGTCGCTGCACTCGCATCCGTCAATTGACTCGACGGTAGCTTGTGGCTCCCTGGTGGGCCAGCACAACCACAGCACCAGCACCAACACGAACACGACCACCACCTCGCCGTCCAGTGGCTGCTCCACGCCACAGAATCATTACTCGCCCTTGCTAACCAACTCACCCACGTCCACTGCCGCAGGTACACCCAGTGGCAGCAGCATCGGCACGGGAGCCGGCCTGGGCTTTGTCTATCAGGTCAGCTCTCCCACTCCGCCCGCCAGCGAGGTGCTGAAGATCACCGAGCAGGGTTCCGGCTCTGGCCAGGCATCTGTAAACAATGACGTGGAGGAGGAAGAGACCGACGAGCGATCGCGGGCTTCCGTCTTGCAGAAGGCCTCGATGTTCGAGAAGGCGGCAGCTGCGGCTGCCATATCGCCACCGGCTCCGGTTCCAGTCGCTCCACCAACTGCATCGGTTGGCCCGGCCGGAGGAGGACGCCGATCCGAGGCGGAGCAGCAGGAAATGG ACAAGTCTTTCGAAGATTCAATCCAAGctctaaataatttaattggcGAACTAGACTCGTTCCAACGCGAGATCGATGAGGGCAAGGGCAAgcagatgatgatgatgaccaGCCTGACCGGCAGCAGTAACAACAATGTGACGAATGTGACCACCACCAGCAGttccaccagcagcagcgacAACCACAACACGCCCGCCGGCAACACCAGCACCATCGAGCCCTGTGCCATCAGCAATCAGACGCACTCGAGCGGCTGCGGCACCGACATCTCGGACACTACCTCGGATGAGTTGGGCGGCGACGAGAGTGCGGAGGCACGGCGACGGGATCGGGATAGGGACAGGGACCTGCTTGGAGCCAGCGATTCGGAGCTGAGTCGTTGCTATGTGAGCGAGACGAGTTCGCTGACCGGCGGGATGACGGCCGGCGGCTACGAGAATCCCACATTTGCGCACTTTGTGGCGGCCAGTGCCAGTCGGGAGGAGGCGGGTCCGGGTGACAGTGTCTCCCTGGCGTCGGACAGCCTGTGTCTGGGGCAACCGCGCCACGCCTACGTGGACACCTGCAGCGATAGCGGCAGTGCCGTGGTGGTGATCTACGACCACCAGATTCCCATCACGCCGGACATCGAGTTCGTGAAGCAGAACTCGGAGATAGTGCTGCTGCGCACCAAGGATCCCCAGCCACAGGCGCTACAGCTGCACGAGATGCGCGAGCTGCAGCAGCTGCCGACGAACCTGGCTGGAACGCCGGACTCCTCGCCGGATGGCCAGGCGCCACCGCAGCCGGCCACAGCAACCGTGGCGCCCGCCAAGCAGCGACTCTCCTCCTTCCGCGCCACCAGCGAACAGCAGCTGCAGCTCCTCGGACGCGGCAGTCCCCAAAGAGGTAAAGCCACCACTGAGCCGGCACAGGACCAgcacccaccaccaccaccacccccccagcagcagcagcaggtggCCAGTGAGCTGCAGCCAGTAGATCCTGTCAAGCGCCAGCTGCCGCCCAAACCGAACAGCCTGAGCCTTTTCAGTGGCCCAGCGCCCAACACGCTGGCCAGCGACAAGCCCCTGGTGCCCCGAAAGTCAGACTTTAAGGCCGATCTTGATGCCAAAATACGCAGACAGAAGCACAAAGTCCAACAGCAattgcagcaacagcagcaatcgCCGCCTCAGCAGCAAGCACCTTCCGCCACACaaccgcaacaacaacagtcaCCACCACAACAGTCGCCCCCAAACCGAAACTGTAATGTCACTAATAAGCCAGCCGCCAATGTTACTGCATCCGCATCAGCATCTGCATCTAAAGTGAACCAAAATCATAGAAATCCATGCCAAAATCAGACAGCTGCATCATCCAATCATAAGCAATATAAGACGCCCCCAGCCTGCCCGACATACTCATCTTCATCGACATCGCTACCATCGCTACCATCGCTACCATCATTGCCATTATCAGTCAGCACCTCATCAGCAAACTCTCCGCCATCGATGTTGCCCGCCAGTGCCCGACCAGTAGCCCACTCACCACATCTATACTCCAATGCCAATGCCAATGCTAGTGTCCCAGCCAATCCTCATAGCCCGGCCAATGCCCATGCCAATGTCAAGCCGTGCATTACGCCCAGGCCGGCTTCGTTGTCGG gaggaggagcaggtgGCGGTGGATCCACGCGCATCGCCCGCCGTTCGTCCATCAACCAGGCCAAGCCACCGCCGCCAGTCAGACGCAGCTCTTCGGTGACCCCCAGTCCCAATGCCTCGGTTGGG cCTGATCCGCGCATCTGTCACGAGTCGCTGATGGATCAGATCAAACGCGGAGCCACCTTGAAGCGTAACCAGAAGATCAACGATCGCAGCGCTCCAAAAATACATTAA
- the LOC6494621 gene encoding serine-rich adhesin for platelets isoform X19 has product MDLSLERDSSALGSLFQQIINDMKNTSPLWEDFVAKAGKLHTCLRAAIQAIAAYLDAFQKIADAATNSRGASKEIGTALTRVCLRHKAVETRLKTFTTAIMDCLVQPLQERIEDWKRTVATIDKDHAKEYKRCRSELKKRSSDTLRLQKKARKGQTDGLQSLMDSHMQDVTLRRAELEEVEKKSLRAAMVEERLRYCSFVHMLQPVVHEECEVMSELGHLQEAMQSIALVTKDPSVLPQASEELIHDAKASINLYPESPGGGSGSQGGGCSNSLGSRKSSVCSISSINSSGSSNSPGHHHYPRSLSQFVTPAIRLKPGESSDSGFCSSPALTTQTSNATNQTANVSTWPPHNQDTVDSLPPTADRPHTISTAYEKGHQRPPLTVYTFQNPETIHESTTGLNNGSPAAANGQSSSGQTTPATQKSPAASLSRPPLPVKPAHVRCSSLERPLSAQSNHRQGSGSNLLQRQCPSPIPAHITKELSAAHHAQQQQQQQQLQQHQQQQQTPPTYVNMSELANMAALKLTNHQNQQQQQQQKPSPPPLKQQSSIDSISSQHSNDSTGSHQLLQQQQHHQQHMQQQQNHHSASATATRSHSISSTASSLHSHPSIDSTVACGSLVGQHNHSTSTNTNTTTTSPSSGCSTPQNHYSPLLTNSPTSTAAGTPSGSSIGTGAGLGFVYQVSSPTPPASEVLKITEQGSGSGQASVNNDVEEEETDERSRASVLQKASMFEKAAAAAAISPPAPVPVAPPTASVGPAGGGRRSEAEQQEMDKSFEDSIQALNNLIGELDSFQREIDEGKGKQMMMMTSLTGSSNNNVTNVTTTSSSTSSSDNHNTPAGNTSTIEPCAISNQTHSSGCGTDISDTTSDELGGDESAEARRRDRDRDRDLLGASDSELSRCYVSETSSLTGGMTAGGYENPTFAHFVAASASREEAGPGDSVSLASDSLCLGQPRHAYVDTCSDSGSAVVVIYDHQIPITPDIEFVKQNSEIVLLRTKDPQPQALQLHEMRELQQLPTNLAGTPDSSPDGQAPPQPATATVAPAKQRLSSFRATSEQQLQLLGRGSPQRGKATTEPAQDQHPPPPPPPQQQQQVASELQPVDPVKRQLPPKPNSLSLFSGPAPNTLASDKPLVPRKSDFKADLDAKIRRQKHKVQQQLQQQQQSPPQQQAPSATQPQQQQSPPQQSPPNRNCNVTNKPAANVTASASASASKVNQNHRNPCQNQTAASSNHKQYKTPPACPTYSSSSTSLPSLPSLPSLPLSVSTSSANSPPSMLPASARPVAHSPHLYSNANANASVPANPHSPANAHANVKPCITPRPASLSGGGAGGGGSTRIARRSSINQAKPPPPVRRSSSVTPSPNASVGLKQPQQPEHLHLHQQQLSSSSEHLPPPPAFLLDSMPQSPPPAAMPSSALKVSETVRALAALRHQPASPVALRRMQQQQQQQQQQLQHQQQQQLLQQQQQQQQPFLQSLHQSPSNDDLSYEVYYDSYLDLHAYAPAQQRLTQHQQQYQQQQQQHLMYLQQQHQAAQPPVYQAPPPVDATFRTSSPAAGGGGGGGGIYAQPKLVNSMSSFRTSSPSPNGHAHPLPPTQPKANPNLIAQLNARLNSKQQHQQHEGIYGNQQQQQQQPGGDSIYMRGGLPMSQTPQQQHFDDYATSTNIEKTGSIRAKTKAEFLENLNAKLAKQGMSGRAFAVRNLINSKALPDPRICHESLMDQIKRGATLKRNQKINDRSAPKIH; this is encoded by the exons ATGGATCTGAGTCTGGAACGCGACAGCTCCGCTCTGGGAAGTCTGTTTCAACAGATTATCAATGATATGAAG AACACCTCGCCGTTGTGGGAGGATTTTGTGGCCAAGGCGGGAAAACTCCATACATGTTTGAG GGCCGCCATCCAAGCAATCGCCGCCTATTTGGATGCCTTCCAAAAGATAGCAGATGCGGCGACCAATTCAAGAG GCGCTTCCAAGGAGATCGGCACCGCCCTCACCCGGGTCTGCCTGCGCCACAAGGCGGTGGAGACGCGCCTGAAGACCTTCACCACGGCCATCATGGATTGTTTGGTGCAGCCGCTGCAGGAGAGGATCGAGGACTGGAAGCGCACAGTGGCCACCATCGACAAGGACCATGCCAAAGAGTACAAGCGGTGCCGGAGTGAGCTGAAGAAGCGCTCCAGCGACACGCTGCGCCTCCAGAAGAAGGCGCGCAAGGGCCAGACGGACGGGCTCCAGTCCCTGATGGACTCGCACATGCAGGACGTGACACTCCGCCGGGCCGAGTTGGAGGAGGTGGAGAAGAAGTCCCTGAGGGCGGCCATGGTGGAGGAGAGACTGCGGTACTGCAGCTTTGTCCACATGCTGCAGCCGGTGGTGCACGAGGAGTGCGAGGTCATGTCCGAACTGGGTCACCTCCAG GAGGCGATGCAGTCGATAGCTCTGGTCACCAAGGACCCCAGTGTCCTGCCCCAGGCCTCCGAGGAACTCATCCACGATGCCAAGGCCAGCATTAATCTCTACCCAGAGTCCCCGGGTGGCGGTTCTGGGTCTCAGGGTGGAGGCTGCTCCAACTCGCTGGGTTCCCGTAAGAGCTCCGTCTGCTCCATCAGTAGCATCAACAGCAGCGGCTCAAGCAACTCACCTGGCCATCACCACTATCCGCGTTCCCTGTCGCAG TTTGTAACGCCCGCAATTCGCTTGAAACCTGGTGAATCCAGTGATAGTGGCTTTTGCTCATCGCCAGCGCTAACAACACAg ACATCGAATGCCACCAATCAGACGGCGAATGTATCCACCTGGCCGCCACACAATCAGGACACTGTGGACAGCCTGCCACCGACCGCCGACCGGCCGCATACCATTTCGACCGCCTACGAGAAGGGCCACCAGCGACCGCCGCTCACAGTCTATACGTTCCAGAACCCGGAGACCATTCACGAGTCAACCACTGGCCTCAATAATGGCTCCCCAGCCGCCGCCAATGGACAGTCCTCGTCTGGCCAGACCACTCCGGCCACCCAGAAGTCCCCGGCTGCCTCCCTCAGCCGGCCACCTCTGCCAGTT AAGCCAGCCCACGTG CGCTGCTCGTCGTTGGAGCGTCCGTTGTCGGCCCAGAGCAACCACCGCCAGGGTAGCGGGAGCAATCTGCTGCAGCGGCAGTGTCCCTCACCGATTCCAGCTCATATCACGAAAG AGCTGTCCGCAGCGCATCatgcccagcagcagcagcaacagcaacagctccagcaacatcagcaacaacagcagacACCGCCCACCTACGTGAATATGTCCGAGTTGGCCAACATGGCGGCCCTGAAACTGACTAACCACCAgaaccagcaacagcagcagcagcagaagcccTCGCCGCCGCCTTTGAAACAACAGAGCTCCATCGACTCGATCAGCTCACAGCATTCCAATGACTCCACGGGTTCGCATCAACTGctccaacagcagcaacatcatcagcaacacatgcaacagcagcaaaatCATCACTCCGCCTCTGCCACAGCCACTCGCTCCCATTCCATATCCTCGACGGCCTCGTCGCTGCACTCGCATCCGTCAATTGACTCGACGGTAGCTTGTGGCTCCCTGGTGGGCCAGCACAACCACAGCACCAGCACCAACACGAACACGACCACCACCTCGCCGTCCAGTGGCTGCTCCACGCCACAGAATCATTACTCGCCCTTGCTAACCAACTCACCCACGTCCACTGCCGCAGGTACACCCAGTGGCAGCAGCATCGGCACGGGAGCCGGCCTGGGCTTTGTCTATCAGGTCAGCTCTCCCACTCCGCCCGCCAGCGAGGTGCTGAAGATCACCGAGCAGGGTTCCGGCTCTGGCCAGGCATCTGTAAACAATGACGTGGAGGAGGAAGAGACCGACGAGCGATCGCGGGCTTCCGTCTTGCAGAAGGCCTCGATGTTCGAGAAGGCGGCAGCTGCGGCTGCCATATCGCCACCGGCTCCGGTTCCAGTCGCTCCACCAACTGCATCGGTTGGCCCGGCCGGAGGAGGACGCCGATCCGAGGCGGAGCAGCAGGAAATGG ACAAGTCTTTCGAAGATTCAATCCAAGctctaaataatttaattggcGAACTAGACTCGTTCCAACGCGAGATCGATGAGGGCAAGGGCAAgcagatgatgatgatgaccaGCCTGACCGGCAGCAGTAACAACAATGTGACGAATGTGACCACCACCAGCAGttccaccagcagcagcgacAACCACAACACGCCCGCCGGCAACACCAGCACCATCGAGCCCTGTGCCATCAGCAATCAGACGCACTCGAGCGGCTGCGGCACCGACATCTCGGACACTACCTCGGATGAGTTGGGCGGCGACGAGAGTGCGGAGGCACGGCGACGGGATCGGGATAGGGACAGGGACCTGCTTGGAGCCAGCGATTCGGAGCTGAGTCGTTGCTATGTGAGCGAGACGAGTTCGCTGACCGGCGGGATGACGGCCGGCGGCTACGAGAATCCCACATTTGCGCACTTTGTGGCGGCCAGTGCCAGTCGGGAGGAGGCGGGTCCGGGTGACAGTGTCTCCCTGGCGTCGGACAGCCTGTGTCTGGGGCAACCGCGCCACGCCTACGTGGACACCTGCAGCGATAGCGGCAGTGCCGTGGTGGTGATCTACGACCACCAGATTCCCATCACGCCGGACATCGAGTTCGTGAAGCAGAACTCGGAGATAGTGCTGCTGCGCACCAAGGATCCCCAGCCACAGGCGCTACAGCTGCACGAGATGCGCGAGCTGCAGCAGCTGCCGACGAACCTGGCTGGAACGCCGGACTCCTCGCCGGATGGCCAGGCGCCACCGCAGCCGGCCACAGCAACCGTGGCGCCCGCCAAGCAGCGACTCTCCTCCTTCCGCGCCACCAGCGAACAGCAGCTGCAGCTCCTCGGACGCGGCAGTCCCCAAAGAGGTAAAGCCACCACTGAGCCGGCACAGGACCAgcacccaccaccaccaccacccccccagcagcagcagcaggtggCCAGTGAGCTGCAGCCAGTAGATCCTGTCAAGCGCCAGCTGCCGCCCAAACCGAACAGCCTGAGCCTTTTCAGTGGCCCAGCGCCCAACACGCTGGCCAGCGACAAGCCCCTGGTGCCCCGAAAGTCAGACTTTAAGGCCGATCTTGATGCCAAAATACGCAGACAGAAGCACAAAGTCCAACAGCAattgcagcaacagcagcaatcgCCGCCTCAGCAGCAAGCACCTTCCGCCACACaaccgcaacaacaacagtcaCCACCACAACAGTCGCCCCCAAACCGAAACTGTAATGTCACTAATAAGCCAGCCGCCAATGTTACTGCATCCGCATCAGCATCTGCATCTAAAGTGAACCAAAATCATAGAAATCCATGCCAAAATCAGACAGCTGCATCATCCAATCATAAGCAATATAAGACGCCCCCAGCCTGCCCGACATACTCATCTTCATCGACATCGCTACCATCGCTACCATCGCTACCATCATTGCCATTATCAGTCAGCACCTCATCAGCAAACTCTCCGCCATCGATGTTGCCCGCCAGTGCCCGACCAGTAGCCCACTCACCACATCTATACTCCAATGCCAATGCCAATGCTAGTGTCCCAGCCAATCCTCATAGCCCGGCCAATGCCCATGCCAATGTCAAGCCGTGCATTACGCCCAGGCCGGCTTCGTTGTCGG gaggaggagcaggtgGCGGTGGATCCACGCGCATCGCCCGCCGTTCGTCCATCAACCAGGCCAAGCCACCGCCGCCAGTCAGACGCAGCTCTTCGGTGACCCCCAGTCCCAATGCCTCGGTTGGG CTGAAGCAACCGCAGCAGCCAGAGCACCTGCACctgcaccagcagcagctaaGCAGCTCCAGCGAGCActtgccgccgccgccggctTTCCTGCTGGACTCCATGCCGCAAAGTCCGCCGCCAGCCGCCATGCCCAGCTCGGCGCTGAAGGTATCCGAGACGGTGCGAGCCCTGGCGGCCTTGCGCCATCAGCCGGCCTCTCCGGTGGCTTTGAGACGcatgcagcaacaacagcagcagcagcagcaacagctacaacaccagcaacagcaacagctactacagcagcagcagcagcaacaacagcctTTTCTACAG TCCCTGCACCAGTCCCCCTCGAACGATGATCTAAGCTACGAAGTCTACTACGACTCCTACCTGGATCTGCACGCCTATGCTCCCGCCCAGCAACGCCTTACCCAACATCAACAGCAgtatcagcaacagcaacagcaacatctcATGTatctgcaacagcaacatcaggcTGCCCAGCCGCCTGTCTATCAAGCTCCGCCGCCCGTCGACGCC ACGTTCCGCACCTCATCACCTGCCGCTGGCGGAggcgggggcgggggcggCATTTACGCCCAACCCAAGCTGGTCAACAGCATGTCCAGCTTCCGCACCAGTAGCCCCAGTCCCAACGGACACGCTCACCCACTGCCACCGACACAGCCCAAGGCGAACCCGAATCTGATAGCACAGCTCAATGCACGACTCAACAGCaagcaacagcaccagcagcacGAGGGGATCTACGgcaaccagcagcagcagcaacagcaacccgGAGGGGATTCGATTTATATGCGAGGAGGTTTGCCCATGTCGCAAACGCCTCAGCAGCAACACTTTGACG ACTATGCCACAAGCACAAATATCGAAAAGACTGGCAGCATTCGGGCCAAGACCAAGGCCGAATTCCTCGAGAATCTCAACGCGAAACTGGCCAAGCAGGGAATGTCTGGACGAGCATTCGCCGTGCGCAATCTCATCAACAGCAAGGCCCTG cCTGATCCGCGCATCTGTCACGAGTCGCTGATGGATCAGATCAAACGCGGAGCCACCTTGAAGCGTAACCAGAAGATCAACGATCGCAGCGCTCCAAAAATACATTAA